The Chrysemys picta bellii isolate R12L10 chromosome 5, ASM1138683v2, whole genome shotgun sequence genome includes a window with the following:
- the LOC122172930 gene encoding uncharacterized protein LOC122172930 isoform X1, producing MYAKRLKSDLVELCKQRGLRSGRLSKEQLIAELEAGDCANELIPVSEGSSLADAVQAPVSVPAGSGQPAAEGFPRPLLPMPRGRVGRSPANTEGTVTPPASRGSSRRRSASMERNWLEWEKELKLRELEDREQQRQHEQEEKEKRRQHERKENERQRQHEERLRHHKLELARLRGSEPPAAVSEGGPKTAWSFDKCILAPRKEGEDMDDFLDAFETACELHQVDPADRLRVLTPLLDPKAVALYRQLEEAEKGDYELFKKALLREFGLTPEMYRERFRSQDKTPEISYLQLAVRMEGYASKWADGAQTKEDLVKLLVLEQLYERCPSDLRLWLRDKKPENPRHAGRLADEFVKSRSGANREESQRNSPTTTRRESHHGTSHWENTENPHQRGTSGVRAIRPTRGDPWDTGCYHCGQKGHIRAQCPRLRDRLSRPNPQRVDWVETQPDERQHSQGSGAGSVPPAKEGRELQASSSGGLDAPDSGFLVYTVGAGLSLRREYLVPLEVDGRKVNGYWDTGAEVTLARPEVVAPDQVVPNGDPDGGRRDTSQSACGEGTPEVGGQGGPQGCGGTPIFAH from the coding sequence atgtatgccaagcggcttaagagcgacctggtggagctgtgcaagcagagggggctgcgcagtgggaggctctccaaagaacagctcattgccgaGCTGGAGGCGGGAGAttgcgcgaatgaactgatccctgtctctgagggaagcagcctggcagatgcagtgcaggcaccagtgtctgtcccggctgggagtggtcagccggctgctgagggcttccccagacccctccttcctatgcctaggggaagggtggggaggagcccagcaaataccgagggcaccgtgacccccccggccagcaggggatcctcccggcgacgctCAGCATCcatggagcggaattggctggaatgggagaaagagctaaaactgagagagctggaggatcgtgaacaacagagacagcatgaacaggaggagaaagagaaacggaGGCAGCATGAACggaaggagaatgagagacagaggcagcatgaagagaggctgaggcatCATAAACTGGAGCTGGCGAGGCTGAGGGGCAGCgagcccccggctgcggtgagtgaggggggacccaagactgcatggagctttgataagtgcatcctggccccacgtaaggagggggaggacatggatgacttcctggatgcctttgagacggcctgcgagctgcaccaggtTGATCCCGCAGACAGACTCCGggttctcacccccttactggaccccaaagccgtggcattgtaccgccaactggaagaggcagagaaaggggactacgaactattcaaaaaggccctgctacgtgagtttgggctgactcctgagatgtaccgggaaaggttccggagtcaggataaaacccctgagatctcatatctgcaactagccgtccgcatggaaggatacgccagcaagtgggcagatggggcccagacgaaggaggacctggttaaactgctggtactggagcaactctatgagcggtgcccatccgacctgaggctgtggttgagggacaaaaagccagagaacccgcgacatgcaggccggctggccgatgagtttgtaaagagccggtcaggagctaacagggaggagtcccaaaggaacagtcccaccacaacgcggagagagagtcaccatgggacctcccactGGGAAAATACGGAAAAcccccatcaaaggggaacatccggcgtcagggccatccgacccactcgaggggacccatgggacacgggctgctatcactgtggccagaaaggccacatacgggcccagtgccccaggctcagggacagactgagcagaccgaacccacagagggttgactgggtagagacccagccggacgagaggcagcattcccagggaagcgGGGCTGGCAgtgtaccacctgctaaggagggaagagagctccaggccagctcctctggggggctggatgctccagactcagggtttttggtttatacggtgggtgcggggctgtccctccggagagagtaccttgttcccctggaggtggatgggaggaaggtcaatggatactgggatacgggcgcagaggtgacgctggcccggcccgaggtggtggccccagatcaggtggtgcccaacggGGACCCTGATGGGGGTAGGAgggacaccagtcaaagtgcctgtggcgagggtacacctgaagtggggggccaaggagggccccaaggatgtgggggtacacccatatttgcccactga